One Corallococcus exiguus DNA segment encodes these proteins:
- a CDS encoding M61 metallopeptidase family protein: MARAWLLSLALTLGACASAPLSSPWDEAVPLRYNILYTQDPTPRLNVEVFLPRKFPREFLFRQPGRVESLFVTDEVGTRFDVFPKNGVVQVPEGTRFIRYHYPLTTSSQGGGGRHLFGGMGEGDTWHVAGKAYLLTPSRVTADLRVDVTASGADVLLPWTPGDNGVYHLRGEDLIDAGFHSFGGRRCEAHVGASVMEVALLGRFTHLTDADLCAWLEQAGREVVTVRKSFPYPRITVRVLPVPGDATPGVFGMTLWSAPPSISILVGQDATAASFAKDWVAVHEMLHLTHPALVPREAWLTEGLATYYTELARARSGRQTARQAWRELTNGFARGQAASGSRTMKEVVAEERNYMGIYWTGALFALHLDVELRRVTEGRARLEDVLELLATRGPTATLASFGDAVDTVAGQPLFGALLARHLPKPAFSELAPLLENLGVRIDPGGVTLHAAPGSGWREALDGERTPDDAG, translated from the coding sequence GTGGCTCGCGCGTGGCTGCTGAGCCTTGCGCTCACGCTGGGCGCATGTGCCTCCGCGCCGCTTTCGTCCCCCTGGGACGAGGCAGTTCCCCTCCGCTACAACATCCTCTACACGCAGGACCCCACGCCGCGTTTGAACGTGGAGGTCTTCCTTCCTCGGAAGTTTCCGCGCGAGTTCCTCTTCCGGCAGCCGGGGCGGGTGGAGTCCCTGTTCGTCACGGACGAGGTCGGCACCCGCTTCGACGTCTTCCCCAAGAACGGAGTGGTGCAGGTTCCCGAGGGGACACGCTTCATCCGCTACCACTACCCGTTGACCACCTCCTCACAAGGAGGAGGCGGCAGGCACCTGTTCGGAGGCATGGGAGAAGGGGACACGTGGCACGTGGCCGGCAAGGCCTACTTGCTGACCCCCAGCCGCGTGACGGCCGACCTGCGCGTGGACGTCACCGCGTCTGGCGCGGACGTGCTCCTGCCATGGACCCCCGGAGACAACGGCGTCTACCACCTGCGCGGCGAGGACCTCATCGACGCGGGCTTCCATTCCTTCGGTGGCAGGCGGTGCGAGGCGCATGTCGGAGCCTCCGTGATGGAGGTCGCCCTGCTGGGCCGCTTCACGCACCTGACGGACGCGGACCTCTGCGCGTGGCTTGAACAGGCCGGGCGCGAGGTGGTCACCGTGCGCAAGTCCTTCCCGTACCCGCGCATCACCGTGCGCGTGTTGCCAGTGCCCGGTGATGCCACGCCCGGAGTCTTCGGGATGACCTTGTGGAGCGCTCCGCCCAGCATCTCCATCCTCGTGGGCCAGGACGCCACCGCCGCGTCCTTCGCGAAGGACTGGGTCGCCGTCCACGAGATGCTGCACCTGACGCATCCGGCGTTGGTGCCCCGGGAGGCCTGGCTCACCGAGGGCCTGGCCACCTACTACACGGAGCTCGCCCGCGCGCGCTCCGGACGCCAGACGGCCCGGCAGGCCTGGCGGGAGCTGACGAACGGCTTCGCGCGAGGCCAGGCCGCCTCGGGCTCACGCACCATGAAGGAGGTCGTCGCCGAGGAGCGGAACTACATGGGCATCTACTGGACCGGCGCGCTCTTCGCGCTGCACCTGGACGTGGAGCTGCGCCGCGTGACGGAAGGTCGCGCACGTCTGGAAGATGTGTTGGAGCTGCTCGCCACGCGCGGCCCCACCGCGACGCTTGCCAGCTTTGGCGACGCCGTGGACACGGTCGCGGGCCAGCCGCTGTTCGGTGCGCTGCTCGCCCGCCATCTGCCGAAGCCCGCCTTCTCCGAACTGGCCCCCTTGCTGGAGAACCTGGGCGTCCGAATTGACCCAGGCGGCGTCACGCTCCATGCTGCGCCGGGCAGTGGGTGGCGTGAGGCACTGGATGGCGAGCGGACCCCGGACGACGCGGGGTGA